GCCAGAGTTCCTCGCGTATCTCGCGATCGGCGGCTACCAGCACTTCGCTCGCCCCGGCTTCGCGACACGCCACAGCCACGCGCCTGCCCTCCTCCTCCACGGCCTCGGCCAGCCCGTCGACTTCCAGCAGGAGCAGCGCCGCCGTCCCTTCCGGCGCCAGCGCACGTGTACCCTCGCTGCTCGCCACGGCGTCGAGCGAATCACCGTCGATCAACTCGAGCGCCGACGGCACGACGCGCGCGCGAATCAGATTCACTACGGCCTCGACAGCCGCATCGACGCTTGCAAACGTCGCGCGCAGCGTGACCTGCGCCGGCGGCAGCGGCACGAGACGCACGATCACCTTCGTGATGACGGCGAGCGTCCCTTCCGATCCCACCAGCAACTGCGTGAGGTCGTAGCCGACGACGTTCTTCACGCTCTTGCCGCCGGTCCTGATGATCTCGCCCGATGGCAGCACGGCTTCGAGGCCGAGGATGTAGCGCTTCGTCACGCCGTACTTGAACGCGCGCGGACCGCCCGCGCACTCGGCCACGTTGCCGCCGATCGTCGACGTGGGCAGGCTCGCGGGATCGGGCGGATAGAACAGGCCGACGGCTTCCACCGCCTGCTGGAGCACACCCGTCACCACGTGGCATTGGACAACGGCCAGCAGGTTGCGCTCGTCGACCTCCAGGATGCGATCGAGGCGCTGCAGCGCGAGCACGACGCCTCCCGACGTCGGCACGGCACCGCCCGTGTAGCCCGTGCCCGCGCCACGCGGCACCACGGG
The Acidobacteriota bacterium DNA segment above includes these coding regions:
- a CDS encoding FAD-binding protein, which produces MAVSQPYGAVTETFVAELRAAVGDEHVRVDAGSRATYGTDALRKGHPADVVVFPGSTEEVSAVLRACTAHRVPVVPRGAGTGYTGGAVPTSGGVVLALQRLDRILEVDERNLLAVVQCHVVTGVLQQAVEAVGLFYPPDPASLPTSTIGGNVAECAGGPRAFKYGVTKRYILGLEAVLPSGEIIRTGGKSVKNVVGYDLTQLLVGSEGTLAVITKVIVRLVPLPPAQVTLRATFASVDAAVEAVVNLIRARVVPSALELIDGDSLDAVASSEGTRALAPEGTAALLLLEVDGLAEAVEEEGRRVAVACREAGASEVLVAADREIREELWRVRRALSLSLRVLAPLKVNHDVVVPKGRVPELFALIQRLRASSPGVRIPCFGHVGDGNIHVNMMLDPADPAAVAAAAAAERTLFEGVVALEGSISGEHGIGFSKRPFVSLELSPIEIALQQRIKAAFDPLNILNPGKILPS